Proteins from a single region of Syntrophobacterales bacterium:
- a CDS encoding DUF4139 domain-containing protein, producing the protein MKRFFLLGGLLITFFLWVPGLMLAADTRLTDGKDQSAVEITIYNSNIGLVKDHRKISLGKGTQELRFMDVASQVIPSSVSIKSLSRPDSLSVLEQNYEYDLLNPGKLLDKYVGKEVKLVTKNLYTDKEETVTAMVLSNDNGVPIYRINNEITFSHPGRILFPGLPENLIPKPTLVWLLNSTTDATQDIEALYLTNGINWQADYVLLLNAKETMAGLSGWVTIDNKSGAAYRDARLKLVAGDIHRVEEYYPAERFRATSLAVTTLQSQFKEDAFFEYHIYKLERKATIKENQTKQINFLEAENVPVRKEFIYRGAQYYFQDRHEELQSKDKVAVFIEISNRKEDNLGTPLPKGTIRVYKLDSDGSSQFVGEDRVEHTRKDEKVRARLGYAFDIGATRKQTQWEKISKDTYEVAFEITLKNHKKEDITVKVVEPLPGDWKVLESSLPYKKEDANTIFFDVPAKKDGEVKLSYRVRVRF; encoded by the coding sequence GTGAAAAGATTTTTCCTGCTTGGCGGTCTGCTAATTACTTTTTTCCTTTGGGTCCCTGGGCTCATGCTGGCGGCTGACACGCGCCTCACCGATGGGAAGGACCAGTCCGCAGTAGAAATTACTATTTACAATAGCAATATCGGACTCGTAAAGGACCACCGGAAGATCAGCCTCGGAAAGGGCACTCAGGAACTCCGGTTCATGGATGTGGCCTCACAGGTAATACCGTCCAGCGTGAGCATAAAGTCCCTTTCACGGCCGGACTCATTGTCCGTCTTGGAGCAGAACTATGAATACGATCTCCTGAACCCAGGTAAGTTGCTCGACAAGTACGTCGGTAAAGAGGTGAAACTCGTCACGAAAAACCTCTATACGGATAAGGAGGAGACCGTAACGGCAATGGTACTCTCCAATGATAACGGGGTGCCCATCTATAGGATCAATAACGAGATTACCTTCAGCCACCCTGGAAGGATACTATTCCCTGGACTTCCGGAGAACCTTATTCCCAAACCGACCTTGGTATGGCTCCTGAACAGCACGACAGACGCAACTCAAGATATAGAAGCCTTATACCTGACCAACGGGATAAACTGGCAGGCCGACTATGTCCTTCTCCTCAATGCAAAAGAGACGATGGCCGGCCTCTCTGGTTGGGTGACAATCGACAACAAAAGCGGTGCCGCTTACAGGGACGCAAGGCTAAAACTGGTGGCGGGGGATATCCACAGGGTTGAAGAGTACTACCCTGCAGAGAGGTTTAGGGCCACTAGCTTGGCAGTCACAACACTCCAGTCCCAATTCAAAGAGGATGCCTTCTTCGAATACCATATCTATAAACTTGAAAGGAAGGCAACCATCAAGGAAAATCAGACGAAGCAGATCAACTTCCTTGAGGCAGAAAATGTTCCGGTGCGAAAAGAATTCATCTACAGGGGTGCCCAGTACTATTTTCAGGACCGCCATGAAGAACTACAATCGAAAGATAAGGTGGCAGTATTTATAGAGATCTCGAACAGAAAGGAGGACAATTTAGGCACTCCCCTGCCCAAGGGGACGATAAGGGTTTACAAACTCGATAGCGACGGCAGTTCCCAGTTCGTGGGAGAGGACAGGGTAGAACATACCCGCAAGGACGAAAAGGTACGAGCAAGGCTTGGATATGCCTTTGATATAGGCGCCACAAGGAAGCAGACACAGTGGGAAAAAATATCTAAAGATACCTATGAAGTGGCCTTCGAGATCACCCTTAAAAATCATAAGAAGGAGGACATAACGGTGAAGGTCGTAGAACCGCTCCCAGGAGATTGGAAGGTGCTCGAATCGTCACTTCCGTACAAAAAGGAAGATGCTAACACGATCTTTTTCGACGTACCTGCAAAAAAAGACGGAGAGGTGAAGTTGTCCTACCGTGTGCGTGTAAGATTTTAG
- a CDS encoding mannose-1-phosphate guanylyltransferase — MSDNPIDHAFCVIMAGGKGERFWPLSTELAPKPFLKLIGEKSMIQLTVERAVKIVPEERVFIILGEPHLPIAREQLPQLPDRNFIVEPDGRDTAPCVGFAAISLMSIDEKAFMITLPADHYVPDVQGFVDTVLNGLKCAASGDYLVTIGITPTRPETGYGYINAYEDCELPGVSCWKVNNIVEKPDEKKARAYLAEGGYYWNAGIFIWRTSVVLTGLERHMPDLAAGLMEIRSIRERDSRGDILAIFMGLPKKSIDYGLMEKADNVLMVPARFAWDDVGTWTSLARVHDLDEDGNLRVGKTVCVDTKDCVVYGNGITVATLGVADLVIVGSEDGVLVCSGNRAQEVKKIVGQLE, encoded by the coding sequence ATGAGTGATAACCCGATTGATCACGCGTTTTGCGTAATAATGGCAGGAGGCAAGGGAGAGAGGTTTTGGCCCTTGAGTACAGAACTAGCGCCCAAGCCTTTCCTGAAACTGATAGGCGAGAAATCAATGATCCAGCTTACGGTGGAGAGAGCTGTCAAGATAGTACCTGAGGAAAGAGTGTTCATTATCCTCGGCGAGCCCCACCTCCCCATTGCAAGAGAGCAGCTACCCCAACTGCCGGACAGGAATTTCATCGTTGAACCCGACGGGAGAGATACGGCCCCATGCGTTGGTTTCGCAGCCATCTCGCTCATGTCGATTGATGAGAAAGCCTTTATGATTACCCTGCCCGCCGACCACTATGTCCCTGATGTTCAAGGGTTTGTTGATACGGTCTTAAATGGTCTCAAGTGTGCCGCTTCTGGAGATTACCTTGTGACCATCGGCATTACACCCACGAGGCCTGAGACTGGTTATGGGTACATCAATGCGTACGAGGACTGCGAGTTGCCAGGTGTTAGTTGTTGGAAGGTAAACAACATTGTCGAGAAACCAGATGAAAAGAAGGCGAGGGCGTACTTGGCGGAAGGCGGCTATTATTGGAATGCCGGGATTTTCATCTGGCGCACCTCAGTGGTACTCACCGGACTCGAACGCCATATGCCTGATCTTGCGGCTGGTCTTATGGAGATAAGATCCATAAGAGAGAGGGACTCTCGTGGTGATATCCTTGCTATTTTCATGGGACTTCCGAAGAAGTCGATAGATTATGGTCTTATGGAAAAGGCGGACAATGTGCTCATGGTCCCGGCACGGTTTGCATGGGACGATGTGGGGACATGGACATCCCTTGCGAGAGTTCACGATCTCGATGAGGACGGCAATTTGAGGGTCGGCAAAACCGTCTGTGTGGATACAAAAGACTGTGTCGTGTATGGCAATGGCATCACGGTGGCAACCCTTGGTGTGGCCGATCTTGTGATCGTTGGATCTGAAGACGGCGTGCTTGTGTGCAGCGGGAACAGGGCGCAGGAAGTGAAGAAGATTGTCGGTCAACTGGAATGA
- a CDS encoding YifB family Mg chelatase-like AAA ATPase — MISKIFTATLFGIDGLKVEVEVDITFGLPSFNIVGLPETSVKESKERVRSAIRNAGFEFPGDRITINLAPADLRKEGSSFDLPIAIGILASMGVVKSDMVQRFIIAGELSLDGRIKGVRGVLPIAILADREDVSGIIVPLENAREASIVKGVTVYGAAHLLDIVHFFRGDGEIEKFEASHSVARDGAARDETLNFADIKGQSQAKRALEIGASGSHNVLMIGPPGSGKTMLARRIPTILPPLIYEEAIETTKIHSIAGLLNRDIYLVEERPFRAPHHTISDAGLIGGGHIPKPGEVSLAHNGVLFLDEFPEFRRNTLDALRQPLEDGNITISRVNHSVSYPARFMLIAAMNPCPCGYWGDSRRACVCNGGQIRKYRSRISGPLLDRMDIHIEVPPVTIRELSTDSIAEEPSDKIRGRVTLARRIQEERFKGKKIHANAQMTVKMVKKHCVPSDEGRQLLEKAVEKFSLSPRAYHRVLKVARTIADLEQMEHIEDTHIAEAIQYRALDKRMAL, encoded by the coding sequence ATGATTTCCAAGATTTTCACAGCCACCTTATTTGGAATCGACGGGCTAAAGGTGGAGGTGGAAGTTGATATCACGTTTGGACTTCCTTCATTCAACATTGTGGGTTTACCAGAGACATCCGTTAAGGAGAGCAAAGAGAGGGTACGGTCTGCAATAAGGAATGCCGGTTTTGAGTTTCCGGGTGACAGAATCACCATCAATCTTGCTCCGGCGGATCTGAGGAAAGAGGGCTCTTCGTTCGACCTGCCAATCGCAATAGGAATTCTGGCATCCATGGGTGTGGTGAAAAGCGACATGGTTCAGCGCTTTATCATTGCGGGAGAACTCTCTCTTGATGGCAGGATCAAAGGGGTGCGGGGCGTCCTCCCTATTGCTATTCTTGCCGACAGGGAAGATGTTTCCGGTATTATCGTCCCCCTGGAAAACGCCAGAGAGGCCTCGATAGTTAAAGGGGTAACCGTCTATGGTGCCGCCCATCTCCTTGATATTGTCCACTTTTTTCGCGGAGATGGAGAGATTGAGAAGTTTGAGGCATCCCACAGTGTGGCGCGTGACGGGGCAGCGCGCGACGAGACGCTCAATTTTGCGGACATAAAAGGGCAGAGTCAGGCTAAACGTGCCCTTGAGATAGGAGCCAGCGGAAGTCACAATGTTCTTATGATCGGTCCCCCTGGATCGGGGAAGACGATGCTTGCAAGGCGTATCCCCACTATTTTGCCGCCCCTAATTTACGAAGAGGCCATTGAGACGACTAAAATCCACAGCATTGCTGGCCTTCTCAACCGAGACATATACCTCGTGGAAGAGCGTCCGTTCAGAGCCCCCCATCACACCATTTCCGACGCTGGTTTGATCGGTGGCGGACATATCCCCAAACCAGGAGAGGTAAGCCTGGCTCATAACGGGGTCCTCTTTCTTGATGAATTCCCCGAGTTCAGGAGGAATACGCTTGATGCATTGCGACAACCTCTCGAGGACGGGAACATCACGATTTCAAGAGTTAATCATTCGGTCAGTTACCCGGCGCGGTTCATGCTGATCGCGGCAATGAATCCTTGTCCCTGCGGGTACTGGGGGGATTCGAGAAGAGCGTGCGTCTGCAACGGAGGACAGATCAGAAAATACAGGTCCAGAATTTCAGGGCCTCTTCTAGATAGAATGGATATCCATATCGAAGTGCCGCCGGTGACGATAAGGGAATTGTCCACAGACAGCATCGCGGAAGAACCGTCGGACAAGATCAGAGGAAGAGTAACTCTGGCACGACGTATCCAGGAAGAGAGATTCAAGGGAAAGAAGATCCATGCCAATGCCCAGATGACGGTGAAGATGGTGAAGAAACATTGTGTCCCCAGCGACGAGGGACGGCAACTCCTCGAAAAGGCTGTAGAGAAGTTCAGTCTTTCCCCCCGTGCCTACCACAGGGTTCTGAAAGTAGCTAGGACTATCGCTGATCTCGAACAGATGGAGCATATCGAAGATACCCACATAGCGGAAGCTATTCAGTACAGGGCGTTAGACAAGAGGATGGCTCTGTGA
- a CDS encoding isoamylase: MKKDWFSNEGSPSPQGVTWVEEVRAFNFALYTENATGVTLLLYREDDVVRPSRELRLDYLVNRSGRVWHCRVPLTELGSAKYYAYRVEGPHDSHLGHRFDPEKVILDPYAKAVYFPPWFSREEAKRPGPNDGKAPLGFIDMKGKDFDWGDDARPRHTSDKVIYELHVRGFTMRPSSGVTPDKRGTYAGLTEKIPYLKELGVTTVELQPVFQNDPQEGSCWGYMPLNFFSLHQEYACSGIPCDQVNEFKAMVKAFHEADIEVMLDVVYNHTAEGDEDGPTYSFRGIDNTVYYLLKKDKRYYRNDTGVGNVLQTAHPCVRLMITNSLSFWAREMHIDGFRFDLASIFTRDSEGRINLTDPPIVTEIGVHPDLIDIDLVAEAWDLAAYQLGQSFPGLFWRQWNGQFRDDVRSFVRGDPGKVANLMTRIYGSDDLFPDWLDNVYHPYQSINFVTAHDGFCLYDLVSYNVKYNEANGHENKDGADYNLSWNCGWEGDDGTPAEVMELRKRQVRNFCCILFLSNGTPMMRAGDEFMNTQKGNNNPYNQDNETTWLDWDLFTRNRDIFRFFKLMIEFRKTHPTLGRSRFWRNDVGWYGTNGKADISYDSRSLAFFLDGSSERDGDIYVMINADKKNLEFIIQKGEAYEWLRVIDTSLPTPHDIRGPGEEDGVSGLIYAVKARSVVVLFRPRVRV, translated from the coding sequence GTGAAAAAAGACTGGTTTTCTAACGAAGGGTCGCCGTCTCCCCAGGGAGTCACCTGGGTAGAAGAGGTGAGGGCTTTCAATTTTGCCCTTTACACCGAAAACGCCACAGGCGTTACGTTGCTTCTTTACAGAGAGGACGACGTGGTCCGACCTTCCAGAGAACTGAGGCTTGACTACCTCGTGAACCGGTCGGGGAGAGTATGGCATTGCCGGGTGCCCCTGACTGAACTCGGAAGCGCGAAATATTATGCCTATAGAGTGGAAGGCCCTCATGATTCTCATCTGGGCCATCGTTTCGATCCGGAAAAAGTCATTCTTGATCCCTACGCAAAAGCTGTCTATTTTCCTCCTTGGTTCAGCAGAGAGGAGGCAAAAAGGCCAGGGCCAAACGATGGAAAGGCACCTCTCGGCTTCATCGACATGAAAGGGAAAGATTTTGACTGGGGAGATGATGCTAGGCCGAGACATACGTCCGATAAAGTCATTTATGAATTGCATGTGAGGGGTTTTACCATGAGACCAAGTTCCGGGGTCACCCCAGACAAACGGGGTACTTACGCAGGGTTGACCGAAAAGATACCTTACCTTAAAGAACTTGGCGTTACCACCGTGGAATTGCAGCCTGTTTTTCAAAACGATCCGCAAGAAGGCAGTTGCTGGGGCTATATGCCTCTCAATTTTTTTTCTCTACACCAGGAGTATGCATGCTCCGGGATTCCCTGTGATCAGGTCAACGAATTCAAGGCCATGGTGAAAGCATTCCATGAGGCTGATATCGAGGTCATGCTTGATGTGGTTTACAATCACACCGCAGAAGGTGACGAAGACGGTCCCACGTATTCTTTCCGTGGGATTGATAACACAGTCTACTATCTTCTCAAGAAAGACAAGCGTTACTACCGCAACGACACTGGGGTTGGAAACGTATTGCAGACCGCCCATCCGTGCGTGAGATTGATGATTACGAACAGCCTGAGTTTCTGGGCACGGGAGATGCATATAGACGGATTCCGCTTCGACCTTGCGTCTATTTTTACAAGAGACAGCGAAGGCAGGATCAACCTTACGGACCCGCCCATTGTGACTGAGATCGGGGTCCACCCGGATCTCATCGATATCGACCTCGTGGCTGAGGCGTGGGACCTCGCAGCCTACCAGCTCGGCCAGAGCTTCCCCGGCCTTTTCTGGCGCCAGTGGAACGGGCAGTTCCGCGATGATGTCCGCTCTTTCGTAAGGGGTGATCCCGGCAAAGTCGCAAATCTAATGACCCGTATTTACGGGAGCGATGATCTCTTTCCGGATTGGCTGGATAATGTATACCATCCTTACCAGAGCATCAACTTCGTCACAGCCCATGACGGTTTCTGTCTCTACGATCTTGTATCTTACAACGTAAAATATAACGAGGCTAATGGCCACGAGAACAAAGATGGGGCAGATTATAACTTGAGCTGGAACTGCGGGTGGGAAGGAGATGATGGAACTCCGGCAGAGGTTATGGAATTAAGGAAACGGCAGGTCAGGAATTTTTGCTGCATCCTTTTTTTGTCCAATGGGACCCCGATGATGCGCGCAGGCGACGAGTTCATGAATACCCAGAAAGGGAACAACAACCCCTATAATCAAGATAACGAGACCACTTGGCTTGACTGGGATCTTTTCACGAGGAATCGGGACATATTTAGGTTCTTCAAGCTCATGATTGAGTTCCGGAAGACCCATCCGACTCTCGGAAGGTCCCGCTTCTGGAGGAACGACGTGGGTTGGTATGGGACGAATGGTAAAGCGGACATAAGCTACGATTCCCGCAGTCTTGCGTTTTTCCTTGATGGCTCCAGCGAGAGAGATGGCGACATTTATGTAATGATCAATGCCGACAAGAAAAATCTAGAATTTATCATACAGAAAGGAGAGGCGTACGAATGGCTGAGGGTGATCGATACGAGCCTCCCAACCCCCCATGATATACGGGGACCCGGTGAGGAAGATGGAGTGTCTGGTCTTATTTATGCGGTGAAAGCGAGGTCCGTTGTTGTCCTGTTCCGCCCGCGGGTCCGGGTTTAA
- a CDS encoding PD-(D/E)XK nuclease family protein has product MRPIYSIPIGADFIDALADTILENGGQLDETAVVFPGKRPALYLRRRLAEKLGRPFYAPGFFSIESFIDYLVKPSHHDFVDLEYNDAIWILYQAVGSMDQFRSHPFKKKGFDGFYYWGRYLFSFINQIDAENVSDVRLHSFEKNAELGYDVPVSINDLLSNISLLRNRFHAILNDERLFTRGYKYLCACNVLDRFNLEEFRRIYFAGLFGLTGTEKKITKYFWERGIGDIIIEGDVEDWTILSRLVSYYGAEVVKIPSQVRHPEQIKFYSGFDTHAEVLKASGILAGVVPGKTAVVLPLSEALFPLLTFAVDGVDTRYNISLGYPLQRTPVFDLISAIIDSQTMRRDRYSYPVEAYLRVMLHPFVKNLTLHGNLRFLLLNLKGLLTGEVRGSVIAGRAFITPDEMERAVHLMAGNKEQNEGLEKGAANALRRIHDLLFRSFEDAETIWDYADRLEKILDFILRNTPVRSYVLSGEIFIHTFELLAKARETRFSREVFRKNERENRRTLCDFLLQFLKLATLPFETRPVEALEILGVLESRNIRFDTVIIFDVNEGVLPESKKIDPLIPVGIYDKLGMPSPEHNEEIYRYYFYRLVESAKDVHLIYIDAEDKPRSRYVEQLIWGIEKEDKSLDTVQVDSTSLRIKLAPRGPLPEIEKSDEVYSILLQKTYSSSHINDYIRCPVSFYFGSILGFEEKKEVSGDIDVLDRGKIIHRILFNTFLPYKDTEIGPFMYDQLLYTMTDALEKEFRHRVITGKFYLFKKLAAFKLESFLKRNVKEAPKPFIVKYLEQTLDADLTTSDHSIRLRGRIDRIDYSPDNDEYTVIDYKTGGSKEYPRRALSEINFSSMEDIHRHFLTFQLPLYVYLFQQTHVCDEDNISAKLIFLKTNKEEVLFRAAARDEREAIQERCMEGVRRVIADILDPSKPFKPFDNLSCSTCRFNLLCHV; this is encoded by the coding sequence ATGAGGCCGATATACTCCATTCCCATAGGCGCCGACTTTATTGATGCGCTAGCGGATACTATCCTTGAGAACGGCGGTCAGCTCGACGAAACGGCTGTAGTTTTCCCAGGCAAAAGACCTGCGCTCTACTTAAGAAGACGGCTGGCTGAAAAATTAGGTCGGCCTTTTTATGCTCCTGGGTTTTTTTCCATTGAAAGTTTCATTGATTATCTCGTAAAACCATCACATCATGATTTTGTGGACCTTGAGTATAATGATGCGATCTGGATTCTCTACCAGGCGGTCGGATCTATGGATCAGTTTCGCTCTCACCCGTTCAAGAAAAAAGGGTTTGACGGATTCTATTATTGGGGTCGGTATCTATTTTCGTTTATCAACCAGATAGACGCGGAAAACGTCTCTGATGTGAGACTCCACTCCTTTGAAAAGAACGCGGAATTAGGCTACGACGTTCCTGTCAGCATCAACGACCTCCTAAGTAATATCAGTCTCCTGAGGAACAGGTTCCATGCCATACTCAACGATGAGCGCCTTTTTACAAGAGGTTACAAATATCTTTGCGCCTGCAATGTTCTCGATCGTTTCAACCTCGAAGAATTCAGGCGCATCTATTTTGCCGGCCTTTTCGGACTGACGGGAACAGAAAAGAAGATCACAAAATACTTCTGGGAACGAGGTATAGGAGATATAATCATTGAAGGGGACGTGGAAGATTGGACAATCCTCTCCCGGCTCGTCTCCTATTACGGCGCGGAAGTAGTGAAAATCCCTTCCCAGGTAAGACATCCGGAGCAGATAAAATTCTATTCGGGCTTCGACACCCACGCCGAAGTCCTCAAGGCATCCGGCATTCTGGCAGGCGTGGTACCGGGAAAAACCGCAGTGGTACTCCCCCTCTCGGAAGCCCTGTTTCCTCTTCTCACTTTTGCGGTTGACGGGGTTGATACGCGCTATAACATATCTCTCGGCTACCCACTTCAGAGGACACCTGTTTTCGATCTAATCTCCGCAATCATCGACAGCCAGACCATGAGGAGGGATCGCTACTCTTATCCGGTTGAGGCCTACCTCAGGGTCATGCTCCATCCCTTCGTCAAGAACCTTACGCTGCATGGAAACCTGCGCTTCCTTCTCCTTAACCTCAAAGGGCTGCTGACCGGAGAGGTGAGAGGAAGCGTCATTGCAGGCAGAGCGTTCATAACACCAGACGAAATGGAACGGGCTGTGCACCTGATGGCTGGTAATAAAGAACAAAATGAAGGTCTAGAAAAAGGAGCGGCAAATGCGCTCCGCCGGATACACGATCTTCTTTTTAGGTCCTTTGAAGATGCAGAGACCATTTGGGACTATGCGGACAGGCTTGAAAAGATCCTCGACTTCATATTAAGAAACACACCTGTCCGCTCCTATGTCCTTTCCGGGGAGATATTCATCCACACCTTTGAGCTTCTCGCAAAGGCACGAGAGACAAGATTCAGCCGAGAGGTATTCCGGAAGAACGAGCGGGAGAACAGGCGTACCCTCTGCGACTTCCTCCTCCAGTTTCTCAAATTGGCCACATTGCCCTTTGAAACAAGACCTGTAGAAGCTCTCGAGATCCTTGGGGTCCTTGAGTCGAGAAACATACGGTTCGACACTGTCATTATCTTCGATGTAAACGAAGGGGTCTTGCCTGAGTCCAAGAAGATTGATCCTCTCATACCTGTAGGTATTTACGATAAGCTTGGCATGCCCTCACCGGAGCATAATGAAGAGATATACAGATACTATTTCTACCGCCTCGTCGAATCGGCGAAAGATGTGCATCTCATTTATATTGATGCTGAAGATAAACCCAGGAGCAGGTATGTGGAGCAACTCATCTGGGGAATAGAGAAAGAAGATAAGAGTCTAGACACAGTACAGGTCGACAGTACTTCCTTAAGAATCAAACTTGCACCTCGGGGGCCACTGCCTGAGATAGAAAAATCGGACGAGGTATATAGCATACTCCTACAGAAGACATATTCCTCGTCCCATATCAACGACTATATTCGGTGTCCGGTCTCCTTCTACTTCGGGAGTATTCTCGGATTTGAAGAAAAAAAAGAAGTCTCCGGCGATATTGATGTGTTGGACAGGGGCAAGATCATCCATCGCATACTCTTCAATACCTTTCTACCCTACAAGGATACCGAAATAGGGCCTTTCATGTATGATCAATTACTATACACAATGACGGATGCGCTAGAGAAAGAGTTCAGACACCGGGTTATTACCGGTAAATTCTACCTTTTCAAAAAACTTGCCGCTTTCAAACTCGAATCTTTCCTGAAAAGAAACGTGAAAGAGGCCCCGAAGCCGTTCATTGTGAAATATCTTGAGCAAACTCTTGACGCGGACCTGACCACGAGCGACCACTCCATCAGACTAAGAGGTCGCATTGACCGTATTGATTATTCACCCGACAACGACGAGTATACTGTCATTGACTACAAGACAGGAGGGTCGAAGGAATATCCCCGCCGCGCCCTGTCCGAGATCAATTTCAGTTCCATGGAAGATATACACCGTCATTTCCTCACTTTCCAGCTTCCCCTCTATGTCTATCTGTTCCAGCAGACCCATGTATGCGATGAGGATAACATAAGCGCGAAGCTTATATTCTTGAAGACGAACAAAGAGGAGGTTCTGTTCAGGGCCGCTGCAAGAGACGAAAGGGAAGCTATTCAGGAGAGGTGCATGGAGGGCGTCAGGAGAGTGATAGCCGACATCCTTGATCCTTCTAAACCTTTCAAGCCCTTTGACAACCTCTCGTGCTCCACATGCCGGTTCAATCTCCTCTGCCATGTGTAG
- a CDS encoding transporter substrate-binding domain-containing protein: MSINLLLRRVVLSVLLLFFFAGCSTTTQVVPSSLPLRIGVCDLPPLVYRVGGEYLGAEADMARLLGKSLDRPVQFIHRRFDDLIPSILAGEIDIIMAGMTVTEEKQVRIDFSDHYLKTGLAMAIRSDNIREFDSLPKILDNARAVGVVKGSVAEAYVRRNFPTNMRVLLLGKPSDAVFELKTRRIDVFVDGAPSIAWVVSSNAAGVHGFFEPMTVDYYGWGINKRNLEFLSQVNAVLAQWKKDGTLEGILRRWLPYLKNYK, translated from the coding sequence GTGAGTATAAATCTATTACTGAGAAGAGTGGTTTTGTCGGTTCTTCTGCTGTTCTTTTTTGCCGGTTGCTCCACGACCACACAGGTTGTTCCATCCTCTTTGCCGCTCAGAATCGGGGTTTGTGACTTACCGCCTCTTGTCTACAGAGTGGGCGGGGAATATCTGGGAGCGGAAGCGGACATGGCTCGGCTTCTGGGGAAGTCACTGGACAGGCCTGTTCAGTTTATACACAGAAGATTCGACGATCTGATCCCTTCCATACTTGCTGGAGAAATAGATATTATCATGGCGGGCATGACCGTTACGGAGGAGAAGCAGGTTAGAATAGATTTTTCCGACCATTACCTCAAGACGGGGCTGGCTATGGCGATACGGTCCGACAATATACGGGAATTCGATTCTCTGCCGAAAATATTAGATAATGCGAGAGCTGTGGGCGTGGTGAAAGGAAGTGTGGCGGAGGCGTATGTGAGAAGAAATTTTCCGACCAACATGCGTGTCCTTCTCCTTGGAAAACCGTCTGATGCTGTCTTTGAGTTGAAAACCAGGAGGATTGATGTATTCGTGGACGGCGCCCCTTCTATCGCTTGGGTAGTTTCCTCCAATGCGGCTGGAGTCCATGGATTCTTTGAGCCTATGACGGTCGACTATTACGGATGGGGAATTAACAAGAGAAATCTTGAGTTTCTGAGCCAGGTCAACGCTGTTCTTGCGCAGTGGAAAAAAGATGGTACTCTGGAAGGTATCTTACGAAGGTGGTTGCCTTACTTAAAAAATTACAAATGA
- a CDS encoding DUF169 domain-containing protein → MDMMLKAKFLNLWEEYFDGAALPVVFYYTDNGQAAGRVKTPVGHRCVIADLARVAAGRNLLFDFYSLGCFGGRHYLGFAQNWAPDFEHFLSTGLPGTVEGERYKKTPELVKTYMDSLPAFKAPARYIVFKRWDRLVDGDTPEVVIFFDTPDVLSGLFTLANYDQSGVDGVFSPFGAGCATIVQYPYFEKDADTPRGVLGMLDVSARPCVRPGVLTFAVPMEKFTAMVENMQESFLSTESWSKVRKRIATERKRRP, encoded by the coding sequence ATGGATATGATGCTGAAGGCAAAATTCTTAAACCTCTGGGAGGAATACTTCGACGGTGCGGCCCTCCCAGTTGTCTTTTACTACACCGATAACGGACAGGCGGCTGGGAGGGTAAAGACGCCGGTGGGCCACCGGTGCGTTATAGCCGATCTCGCAAGGGTTGCCGCCGGGAGAAATCTTCTTTTTGACTTCTATTCCCTCGGATGCTTCGGTGGAAGGCACTATTTAGGCTTCGCCCAAAACTGGGCTCCAGATTTCGAGCACTTTCTTTCCACAGGCCTGCCAGGAACCGTCGAAGGGGAGCGCTACAAGAAAACTCCGGAGCTCGTTAAGACCTATATGGACTCGCTACCTGCCTTCAAAGCCCCAGCGAGATATATTGTGTTTAAGCGATGGGACAGGCTCGTTGATGGAGACACACCTGAAGTAGTGATCTTTTTCGATACTCCCGATGTGCTTTCAGGACTCTTCACCCTAGCAAACTACGACCAAAGCGGGGTTGACGGAGTCTTTTCGCCCTTTGGGGCCGGGTGCGCCACCATTGTCCAGTATCCGTATTTCGAGAAGGACGCTGACACACCGAGAGGTGTACTCGGCATGCTGGATGTCTCCGCCCGCCCCTGCGTTCGCCCAGGCGTCCTCACCTTCGCGGTACCTATGGAGAAGTTTACCGCTATGGTGGAAAACATGCAAGAGAGCTTCCTCTCAACAGAAAGCTGGTCTAAAGTAAGAAAAAGAATCGCCACGGAAAGAAAACGGAGGCCATGA